Proteins from a genomic interval of Polaribacter sejongensis:
- a CDS encoding amidohydrolase has protein sequence MKKLIFLFTIISVLTSYNKKQKADVIVINSNTYTVNNQFEKAEAFAIKDGKFIAVGTSKEIQEKYQSENIVDAKNQTIVPGLIDAHCHFFRMGLQQQKVSLEGTKSYDEVLDKIVAFQKEKNVTFITGRGWDQNDWEVKEFPTKEKLDQLFPTTPVAVGRVDGHALLVNQAAIDLSEITKDTKVSGGEIILKDGELTGVLIDAAMDFIKFPETTKEEAIQGLLDAQQISFSYGLTTVDDAGINKKTIELIDSLQQKGNLKMRIYAMVSGDNQQEIDYYINNGIVKTDRLNVRSFKVYGDGALGSRGAAMRKPYSDRDNHFGALIYSPERYQEIARQIAASNFQMNTHAIGDSANTWLLKTYKEVLKNEKDRRWRIEHAQIIAPDDFKNFDNILPSVQPTHATSDMYWAEERIGKERMKGAYAFKDLLNTYGKIALGTDFPVEQVNPFLTFYAATIRKDLNNYPKNGFQMENALTREETLKGMTIWAAYSNFEEDEKGSIEVGKFADFVILNQDIMKVKGNNIPKTKAVSTFLNGEKVY, from the coding sequence ATGAAAAAACTTATTTTCTTATTCACCATAATAAGTGTATTAACTTCTTATAATAAAAAACAAAAAGCAGATGTAATTGTCATCAATTCTAATACCTATACAGTAAATAATCAATTTGAAAAAGCAGAAGCTTTTGCTATAAAAGACGGAAAGTTTATTGCTGTAGGAACTTCGAAAGAAATTCAAGAAAAATATCAATCTGAAAATATAGTTGACGCAAAAAATCAAACAATTGTACCCGGTTTGATTGATGCTCATTGTCATTTTTTCAGAATGGGATTACAGCAACAAAAAGTATCTCTAGAAGGCACTAAAAGTTACGACGAAGTTTTAGATAAAATTGTTGCTTTTCAAAAAGAAAAAAACGTCACTTTTATTACGGGTCGTGGATGGGATCAGAATGATTGGGAAGTAAAAGAATTTCCTACTAAAGAAAAATTAGATCAATTATTTCCAACAACTCCTGTTGCTGTTGGTAGAGTTGATGGTCATGCTTTGTTGGTAAATCAAGCAGCAATTGATTTATCAGAAATAACAAAAGACACCAAAGTTTCTGGAGGAGAAATTATTTTGAAAGATGGGGAATTAACTGGAGTCTTAATTGATGCTGCCATGGATTTTATCAAGTTTCCAGAAACTACAAAAGAAGAAGCAATTCAAGGGTTATTAGATGCACAACAAATTTCTTTTTCTTACGGTTTAACCACGGTGGATGATGCAGGAATCAACAAAAAAACAATTGAATTAATTGATAGTTTACAACAAAAAGGAAATTTAAAAATGCGTATTTATGCAATGGTTTCTGGCGATAATCAACAAGAAATAGACTATTATATTAACAACGGCATTGTAAAAACCGACAGATTAAACGTGCGTTCTTTTAAAGTGTATGGAGATGGCGCTTTGGGTTCTAGAGGAGCTGCGATGCGCAAACCATATTCTGATAGAGACAACCATTTTGGAGCCTTAATTTATAGCCCAGAGAGATATCAAGAAATTGCAAGGCAAATTGCTGCATCCAATTTTCAAATGAATACGCACGCTATTGGAGATTCTGCAAATACGTGGCTTTTAAAAACCTATAAAGAAGTTTTAAAAAACGAAAAAGACAGACGTTGGAGAATAGAACATGCACAAATTATTGCTCCTGATGATTTTAAAAACTTTGATAATATATTACCTTCTGTGCAACCAACGCATGCAACTTCAGATATGTATTGGGCAGAAGAAAGAATTGGCAAAGAGCGAATGAAAGGTGCTTATGCTTTTAAAGACTTATTAAATACATATGGAAAAATTGCTTTGGGTACCGATTTTCCGGTAGAGCAAGTAAATCCGTTTTTAACGTTTTACGCAGCTACTATTAGAAAAGACCTTAACAATTATCCTAAAAATGGTTTTCAGATGGAAAATGCCTTAACCAGAGAAGAAACTTTAAAAGGAATGACCATTTGGGCAGCTTATTCTAATTTTGAAGAAGACGAAAAAGGTTCTATTGAAGTTGGTAAATTTGCAGATTTTGTAATTTTAAACCAAGATATTATGAAAGTTAAAGGCAATAATATACCGAAAACAAAAGCTGTTTCTACTTTCTTAAATGGTGAAAAAGTTTATTAA
- a CDS encoding M20/M25/M40 family metallo-hydrolase yields MKKLLLLFLSSILLISCNQKQEKPIDNNQFSAEEKIDSTKIKTLFNTALTEGKSYEWLRVLTQNIGGRLSGSPEAEKAVIWGEKLMNEVGLDSVWLQPVMVPHWVRGEKEVANYAINGVQKNVPICALGFSIATSKEGVLAEVIEVKSLEEATALGDKMKDKIIFFNRPFDNTLIKTFEAYGGCVDQRVKGASVCGNFGAKGVIVRSMTNAVDDYPHTGTMSYGDLPKEKHIPTAAISSRAANILSDDLKANPNLKFYFKQSCETLPDAPSFNVVGEIKGSETPENVFVVGGHLDSWDLAEGAHDDGTGIVQSLEVAYLFKKNNIKPKNTLRVVFFMNEENGTKGAKKYAELAKLNKENHIGALESDGGGHTPRGFSIDANTVNTKLLQSWKKLLSPYGLHDLDKGGSGADISPLKAENVTLVGYRPDSQRYFDYHHTSTDTFDKVNKRELELGSASMASIIYLMDKYLYNNTPVKP; encoded by the coding sequence ATGAAAAAGTTATTACTCTTATTCTTATCATCAATCTTACTAATTTCTTGTAATCAAAAACAAGAAAAACCAATAGACAACAACCAATTTTCTGCAGAAGAAAAAATTGATTCCACTAAAATAAAAACACTATTCAACACTGCTTTAACAGAAGGTAAATCTTATGAATGGTTGCGAGTTTTAACTCAGAATATTGGTGGTCGCTTGTCAGGTTCTCCAGAAGCTGAAAAAGCCGTTATTTGGGGAGAAAAATTAATGAATGAAGTCGGTTTAGATTCTGTTTGGCTACAACCTGTTATGGTACCTCATTGGGTTCGTGGCGAAAAAGAAGTTGCTAATTATGCAATAAACGGCGTTCAAAAAAATGTACCCATTTGTGCTTTAGGCTTTTCTATTGCAACGTCTAAAGAAGGTGTTTTAGCAGAAGTTATAGAAGTAAAAAGTTTAGAAGAAGCAACTGCTTTAGGCGATAAAATGAAAGATAAAATCATTTTTTTTAATCGTCCGTTTGATAATACTTTAATAAAAACTTTTGAAGCATATGGAGGTTGCGTAGACCAACGAGTTAAAGGAGCTTCAGTTTGTGGAAACTTTGGTGCAAAAGGTGTAATTGTACGTTCTATGACCAATGCTGTTGATGATTATCCGCATACGGGAACCATGAGTTATGGAGATTTACCTAAAGAAAAACACATACCAACTGCTGCAATAAGCTCTAGAGCTGCAAATATTTTAAGTGATGATTTAAAAGCAAATCCTAATTTAAAATTCTACTTTAAACAAAGTTGTGAAACTTTACCAGACGCTCCTTCTTTTAATGTTGTTGGAGAAATTAAAGGTTCTGAAACTCCAGAAAATGTTTTTGTTGTTGGTGGGCATTTAGATTCTTGGGATTTAGCGGAAGGCGCACATGATGATGGTACAGGAATTGTACAATCTTTAGAAGTTGCTTACTTATTTAAAAAAAATAATATTAAGCCTAAAAACACCTTACGAGTTGTCTTTTTTATGAATGAAGAAAACGGAACAAAAGGTGCAAAAAAATATGCTGAACTGGCAAAACTAAACAAAGAAAACCATATTGGAGCTTTAGAATCTGATGGTGGCGGACATACACCTAGAGGTTTTTCTATTGATGCAAATACTGTTAATACAAAATTGTTACAAAGCTGGAAAAAACTATTGTCTCCTTATGGTTTACACGATTTAGACAAAGGTGGTTCTGGTGCAGATATTAGTCCGCTTAAGGCAGAAAACGTAACCTTGGTTGGTTACAGACCCGACTCTCAACGCTATTTTGATTATCACCATACAAGCACAGATACTTTTGACAAAGTAAACAAACGCGAGTTAGAGTTAGGAAGCGCCTCAATGGCAAGCATTATTTATCTAATGGATAAATATTTATATAACAATACTCCGGTAAAACCGTAA
- a CDS encoding DoxX family protein — MDIFMLILKIFFGILFCFAGIMHVIKPNIFKHFIPNFLPKRLVNYVAGVIEFILGLGLFFPSTVKNAAIGIFMLMVLFLPIHIWDVTKERPAVGSKKIAIIRIPLQFLLMYLLYLIYLNS, encoded by the coding sequence ATGGACATTTTCATGCTGATTTTAAAAATATTTTTTGGTATTTTATTCTGCTTCGCAGGAATTATGCACGTTATAAAACCCAATATTTTTAAACACTTTATACCCAATTTTTTACCGAAGCGATTGGTAAATTATGTTGCAGGGGTTATTGAGTTTATATTAGGCTTAGGGTTATTTTTTCCATCTACAGTAAAAAATGCTGCCATTGGTATTTTTATGCTGATGGTTCTTTTTCTACCCATTCATATTTGGGATGTTACCAAAGAAAGACCAGCCGTTGGCTCTAAAAAAATAGCCATTATTAGAATTCCGTTACAATTTTTATTGATGTATTTATTATATCTTATTTACTTAAATTCATAA